The window TGAATGGCTACTTAGGGAGTGTAAAATGCTAGGATCTCGGGTTGGCTTTCGGGTTTGCCGAAAGCACGGTTTACAGGATTTAAAAAGGCTAAACCCAACCCTAGGGTTTTTCCTACACCTTCTCACTGCTTCACTTTGGTCCCCTGAACTTACTCAGCTTTACCATGGCAGAAACAGAACCTGAAGTCGCAGCCGCCCCCGCCGCCGAAGCCGTAGCACAGGCGGAGAAAGAGGAAACCCCGGCTCAGGATATGGATGTCGAAGCTCAAACTGCCGATGATGCGGCGGAGAACGGCAGCTCGAAGCGGCCAAGGGAGGAGGAGAAAAACGAGCCGGAGAATGAAGACGCCACAAAGAAGCTGAAGGTGGACAAGTCTGTGGAAGAACAAAGGCTCGAGAATTTAGACGGAAGCGAAACGGCTgtagatgaagaaaagaaaaacgggTCGGGTCCGGCTAGCGTGGGTTCGAAGAACTTCGGGTCGTCAGTAGAGATGTTTGATTACTTTTATAAGCTTCTTCACTCTTGGTCTCCCAATCTCAACCTCAACAAGGTAATAAGACATTTAATTAGTACTAATATATTTGAGTATTGGAACGAAATGGGTCACAGAATCTATAGGTGATTGACTATTTGATTACCCTGTATAGCAAGATTTGGTCTTTACAGTGTTTTTGGGTCAATTGTTTTAGTTTATCATATATTGGCTGAAAAATGTGGGATTTCTTTGGAGTAATTTAGGGTATTTTACATGGAGTAGTCTGAAAATGCGTGTCTTTAGAGCATTAAGCTGCATTATATGTCTTGATCAGTGAGTAAATTGCACTATGTTGTTTCTTGTGTGGCTTGGAAGCATAAATTGGGTCAGTTGTTTATTTGTGAGTGATTAGTTATCTTCAGGCCTGCAAAAAATTGCTTTAAGGCTAAAGCATCCGACATTTAGGTGGATATGATGCTAGATTTCTTTTTGGTTAGTGTATATGTCTATGAATATCGACTCAAGTATTGACTTAAGCAACCAGTTTCTTGTAAGATGTGAACCATGAAATAATCATTGTGAGATTTCATAATTGCACCTCTCCTATTTCGGCCCACATACGTATATGGTTTTAGTAAATATTGAAAGGCAAAATTTGAGAATATCTTAATTTCTTGCTGAATTAATGGGCCAACATAATAACTGCAGTTCCACAATAACTATTACATGGACCTCACCTTTCATTTCTTTATGTCCTTGGTAATTGGAACTCAAATGCATTTGGTAAACAATGGCTGTATTATGTgaagtgagttttggatggtaAAATTGCTGTATGACCTCCATGATTGAGTAAAGTGTTGTAGATTCCATTGCTTGGATAATTTTTTGCCTTCTTTTTAATGGTCTTAGTATTGATTATCAATTGCATCCTAACTCCTAAGTTCAAAGAGGCTGACCTGTTTTGGCTTTGGGTGATCTATTTTGATTGGTTAGATGCTCATCACTTAAAATGTATCTTTGCTTTCTGATATCTTTTCTTGCTGCTAGACTGTGTTTCTCATCTGAAACATGGGATTGTTGTATTCGAATACCTTCATATGGACTCAAGATGATCATCAATATTTGTTGTTTATTATGCATAATGACTTTTATTTTTGTACCTTCCAACTTTTACTGTCTTTTTGTCATACTGCTCAATTTGTGGTTCTCTTCTGATCCTCAATCGTCAAAGCTATTGTTTCTCAGACTCCAACTCTCTTCCATTGGCTATTTTATTTGCATCTAAAAAAAACTGTGAAGTGAAAAACTGTAGGGTTATATAAGTCATCACTATAGTATTATTACCATACAAGAATATGAACTATTAGTTGTAAGCATTCATGGATTTACATGTTCAATCAACTGATGGAGTATGAAAATGTTAAGATGGTTTATAAGTCATTATATTTTGTTTGTTCGCCGTTGCAGTATGAGCACTTGGTTTTGCTTGACTTGCTCAAGAAGGGTCATTTGGAGCCAGACAGAAAGATTGGTACAGGAATTCGTGCGTTTCAAATCCGGTTTCATCCTCAGTTTAAAAGTCGCTGCTTCTTTGTCATTAGGGAGGATGGTTCTGTGGATGACTTTAGCTTCAGGAAGTGTGTTGATCACATTCTGCCCCTCCCCGAGAACATGCAAGTAAAACATGAAGCCAACAAAGCTTTGGCTCATAGCGGGAAACGTGGTGGAAGGAAAGGAGGTGGACATGGAGGGAAGTCAAGATATTGAAAAACAGCTTCATATCGACCATAATCGACTGCCAGTTTTGCACGCTGCCGTCTATAGTCCATATTTTGGTCAATACAGCTTTCTGCTTGCAGTTTTGACATAATGATTTATGGCTAGTGAAGTTACATGACTATAAGGGGTGCATAATtcagttttttgttttgtttggtaTTACCTATAATCCTTCCAAAATCTGCTTTAAATTGATGGAATGTGTGAATTCACCTGATGAAGCTATCATATAAAGAATGTGTTAGTCAATTTTGTCTTAATAACTCAGTAACCTCCACGGTTAAATCCTACTAAGGGAGTACTTAAGCTCAGAACTATTAAAATTGATATTAAACTAATCTGCAGATGCCTGATTCATTTGAGTTATACCACTACTTCAACACATACTATTTCAATCCAAAATTGCTTGGGCCTCGTTGGGTTTGTAACCCAAACTCATTGTTCCCATCTTTCAAAGGATGATACTTTTAGAGTACAGCAGTAAGTTGGATGCATGATTAGAACTTAGAAGCGAAGTATTCATCAGCATAAACAGGCACTTTGAGTTGTTAAAAAGAAAAATGTTTTTTTATAACTCTCATATTAAGATCCGAGACTCTCAAAGAACCTTAAGATCCGAGACTCTCAAAGAACCTTAAAAGCGAATATAATAACATAACTTCTAGAGCAGCTTGTGAATATATACTATTTAGAGACGGATGTACAACGAGTTCATCTGAATTCAGTACTTCCAATGCGaaacataaatttatgtgtaaaatatCTATTAAAATAGtaatagatatgaacccataattttaaaatacaacgAGTTTCATCTAAGAACCTTAAAGATTAAACACATATGACTTAAATCCTGAATCCGCATCATTAATTTTCCATGGTTAGTGATAACCCCAACGGAACAAGATTAATCCAAACTATTTTGCACCAAAGTTTGCTAGCATATATCATACATTGTCCTTCTCTTAGAAGTTCGCACCTCATCGTCTTACCTCTTCGGCTCCCGAATTTCCATCATTCTGCTAAAGATTAAATTAAAGCAAGAAGATGAGTGACTACCAAATTTTGGACTAATCTACTCGTCCTTTGGTCCCAACGTGTCTAAATCGAAATTTGTCCTCAACTCTCAAATGAGTCCTAGATCTTAAACAGTTGTTTgcggggggtggggtggggtggggggttgGAGAGAGATAAAACTGGAAAAGGTCTCTTTCTAATAAAGATTATACTAAAATTAATCCTATAGTTAAGAAACCAATAATCAGAAGGACTTTACACCTAAAGATGACAAAAGGATATGCGTTGCACTTTATATCTCTTCTTATTATATATATTAGGAATTTTAAATTGGACATATGTTGATCTCTCCAATGTTCCTACTAGGTAGGGAAATGGACCTCGGATTTACAAAGTCTAACGTTAGTTGTTATATATAGAAAAAGAAGTCTAGTGTAGTTGTCATGGATGATTAACACGTGTCATGAACTTAAACCAAGTGTTTTTTGATTAATGACATAGATTAAGACACTTATGTTAACAATTGTTTCATATTGAAGAATAACATAGTTTTTTTCTTCCTAACTCTTTCTTGATGTCGAGCTGTCTAGCTTACGCAGCCAACGCACTAGTTGTTTAGCAAATAGCTTTTGATGCAATTTAATTTAGTTTCTCTTAAAACACAGTAATGTCTAACTCAAATGTTTTACAAAAAGACTTAAAATCTATTTACACTATATCTTTAATATCTACCGATGATGCAGGCATTGACGCGCATGCCCAATTGAAACAGTCTATGGTAGAGCTCAAGATTGATAATTTAATAAAAACAATATATATCCTTGTAGATACCGAAATTTTAATGAGTAAAATCCGTATGAATTTGGgctaaatcttaaatttaaaataCTATAAGACGAGCTAATCCTTGCTCATCTTGAAACCGTAGGGTCCATCAAGGATTTCTTGAAAGCTACTTTGTCCTAACCTTAAGCCGCGCCTATAAAAGGGGGACATATTCCATCGAAAAAACATCTCGAAATTCCACAAATTTACTAAATATTCACGAAGAGATTAAAAACATCAAAATTGTCTTTCCTCAAGGACATGAAGTGATCAAGATGTGCTCTTCCTTTTTATGGATATCAAAATACATTCCAAGGAAGTTTGTTGAACCCTTGAAGCTTGAATCATGGAGAACAATACAGAaagaagaattgaaagaacaaacaaaattatacccacctaaatttatcaataaaattatttttcttatattattGTGATTGCAGCTTATTTTCCATACTTTGAAAATTTATTGCAAGCAATCCTAGACAGTGTCGGCTCAAGGCCAAAGTAACTAAAGCAAAGGTTTTAGGCCCCAAAATTTGGGGGActcattttttaaattaaaagcatgttttatggttaattttcaaaattacatttaatattttaaggtaaaaattaaaagacttttattttaaaaaaaagagaattatTTATCCACGTGATTGATTAGCTATACTGTCAGTTAAAAAAGTtgattataaaataattattaatacTTGATAATTTTGCATCTCAAAAAACTATAAAAtaagttttataaaaatatatatgatttttttttaaagttaaggCCTCTTTACAAAATTTTGCTTTAGGCCACCTATTGTGTTAAACCGCCATTGATCCCGGAGATGCTGAGTGATTGATATAATATTCTTGGTCTGAAAGAGTTGGTCTAGTTTTGAACAAGAAATAtacctccgtttcaatttatgtgaacttatttgaaTGAGCACGGAGTTTAATAAAAGATAtaagacttttgaatttgtggtataaaatgaggcatatatattttgtgtggctgtaaatcattacataaagataaattatttccaaataaggaaatatgtcattcttttttgcacggattaaaaaagaaataagttcacataaattaaaagtGAGGGACTACGATATATAAGAATCAATTCATGTACatctttttagtttattttttgacaagaaatgaagaaaaaggaaaataagataGTAAAAAGTTTCGAGAAGGCATAATATAAACTTTATCCACCTGCTACTTTACAGCGGGCTACATTCCATAGCTTTAACTTTCAGCCTCAAAGATTGTATTAACTGCAACTAGTATAGCACCGGCGAGATCTAATTTGTTTGATCCTAAAactttttcttcaaatattttttttcatattttcatttgAATTCgtcaaaaatataattttttctttctttattagttATAAATCTaccaatttttttaaataattgatATTTTTGTATTATACGCCTAGAAATTAAGTTTTATTCTCATTTGACttcttattaaaattttaattcttaagattaattattaaatttaattatcttttaaaactatgctttattgcttgatattcttTCATTacctaatatttttaaattttgactttatctaTTAAGATTTAAGTTATGTGATATTTTACATATGAATAATTTTTGTCATTATAACTCAAAAACGCTTGATGATTTAGAATtctaatacatattatcattttatattttatacttttttccttcttttgttcCTCGATTATCGTTTGATTTATTCGTTGCTCATTATGATTGCACTATAATAAGAATTTTTTATTAGTTTGCCTTTAGATTTAATGTCCTTGCTTATTACCTCCTTTAATGTAACATGGATAATATAGATTTTTTACTCATGAGAGAGTTGATTATTAATTTATTACTCTTTTACTTGAAATTCAttcattgttctatatctttttatttttgactttatgtattatggttttAGTTATGTTTTATTATTTGAATGAATTTTCTCATCATAATTTAAAAGATATTTTCTTATCTCAAATGAAATAAGTTTTATCTCtataattttataataatattttttatttttcttatgagTAAGCTTATTTATTCGTTACTTCAAATTCTTTCATTGTTCAATATTATTTGATTTAGATTTTATTAagattttaattatgtaatattatctattgtatttttttcttcataattaaaaaatcactttctcatctcaaatttaaataagtctCATCGTTCTATATTTATTTTAACGTTTCCTCAATACGCCACTTGGCTTCATATCAAGCTCACCTACtatccttttaatataatatcttCATATCAAGCTTGACTACCACTTGGCTTCACTTTCAATCTTTTTTAATTCTTCAATtgtctaaatttatcaataatatattgattttatttacttattttcttttattccttaAATTAGTATTTTATCCATAATTTATGaccaaaataatttcatagtTAATACTAAAgatgttgttttattttttatgtaaaaTGTATCAAtatctttaatattttttctatattatatggaataataaattaaaatttttttctattttattttcaatataattttttgatttttattttttatatgctatttgtaattatttcattattatatacctttttattttgtgtgAATTGATAATGACACGCGAGACTAATTTATAGATGTAgattaatataaatatagattaaATTTTGTCATAAAATCTAGTTAAACTTTGCCTTTAAAGTGCGAAGTAGCATTTTTTCTACATGACACTTGAGTTGACCTCATGATTCACTATCactcttttaatataatatatgaaGTTATATTATGTGTGGGTAACttccaaatttaaaataaaactccAAATTTGTCACCTCAAagagagtaactaattattaacatcACATAAtgtataatttaaattttttaaaattttaaatttaataataaacttatataaaatttattattttcacgaTATGCAGTGGGATAAATTTTAGATCAAATTGTAAAGttttagtattattattattattattattattattattattattattattattattgttattaatgtcaattattattattattattatttcttcttatTATTTTCGTTTTAAttttagaataatttcaaaactccaaatttgTCACCTCAAagagagtaactaattattaacatcACATAAtgtataatttaaattttttaaaattttaaatttaataataaacttatataaaatttattattttcacgaTATGCAGTGGGATAAATTTTAGATCAAATTCAAAAGTTTTagtagtattattattattattattgttaatgtcaattattattattattattattatttcttattattttcgtttttatttaagaataattttaaaactaTAAATTTGTTAACTCAAGGAGAGTACAtaattattaacaacacataacgtgtaatttaaatttcttaaaatttaaattaaaaaaaataacttattattACCTAATAAAGGTTGTCACACGTGGGTGGACAGGTTTTTTGTGTCCAGGTGCACCATAACTTCCGTATAGCTACAGAGAAAGAGAAAAGGTAAGGCAAGAAAGATTATATtctgtcaaaagaagaaaaaaagattaTCAAGGATTTAAGAGTTTAAGGAATCGTTTGGTACGAGGGGTGGTACGAGGGATAAAGGATGATTAATCCcaaaattaaatttgagatgagtttttcCCACGTTTGGTTGAGATAAAAATTATGATATAACTAATCTCGATATTAATTATCCCGAGATTGTAGGTTTTTTTTTTATCCATATGGGAGggtgggataactaatcccaTAATAGCTAATCTCGGAATAATTAATCATGAGATTACTTgttttccaaccaaacgacccctaaagcTTTAATATTCTATTATTTCAATTTAACAAGTTATAACACATTATTATTCTATTTTACAACTTATCATATTACACATGTTAAGATGAATTACCTATTTCTAATTTTCTATATGTTAATAAAATCTATACATAGCAGTATACAGAGCTTAAATCACTATTACTTGAGGAGCCAAATTGTTTTTTATTAGAATAACAAAAGATTATAATATTTTGACAAATTTATGACACTTTATTTAATTTATAGGATAATATTAAAGTGAATGTgaaatttagaaaaagaaagaaagatttttCACTCGTAaacaaaattatgtaaaataccaaaattaccgttaaaatattatgatatttaATATGTATGTCATTCTATAAAATGATGCTATTAGAAAAAGATATGAATATTTATATACTAAAGcctttcaaatataatataagtGTCAATCTTTTCTTAAATGGATAAAACAGAACATAAAAAGCCTAACAAGGAAAATTAAATTAGTATATCAAGGATCCTGGACCACCATTAAAACTTGTGGCTGAGAAATTAGTGGGTGGTGACGTGGCGGAACCTTTAAATTAAAGGATATCAAATTCACAGTCTATAGAACGCCAACTGGTTTTGCTTCTAAACTTagcataaaaagaagaaaaagaatcaatCTTGAATCCACGTCAGCTCGCCGGCGGCGACTTTACAACCACTGCTAGAAGAGTTGAAGAGTCTTCCTATAGTTGCTTTCCATTTTGCTAAATTcccattttcttttttctctggAAAATATGACGTGTGAATCAGAAATCAAGCTGTTCGGTAAGATACTTCCGATGGTCGTATCTGGCGAATATTCCGGCGCCGGTAGGTCTACGATTGATAATCGGAGTAGCACTGGGTTTGATGTTGATCAGTATTTAGAGGACAATCGAACAAGCAGTTCAGAGAATGATGAAGGAAGTGAGTCAATTGACTACGAAAATCAAGCAGCTGACAAGGTACAgtttcaaaaattaaacttttcaattttggTTGACAATTAatggatttcaaaataagaataacgTACTTCCTAATTTGAGATTTTGCTTAATTTGGTTATGAATTTTAAAAGTAAGTCCTCTTGGATGTTGAATTGGAAAATGGAAAACTAAAACTAAGGTGGATTCAGAATTTTAAGACAATTGAGTTTGATATTAGTGCATCTAATACTCCTTTGTGGTTGGGTGGAAATTTAGTGTATAAATTTACAATTTTTAAGGTATTTCAACTATATATGTTCAGATTAAGTAGTTTGGAGAGATACACTTACTAAGTTCTAGATCCGTTACTGCTCAGTGTTCTTTAATTATGGATTAATTGAGAGTTCAAAACACCTAATTAGATGTTACTGCATCATAATTTGTGCGTTTATTCAATGATGTTCCACCTTTGCCATATATGTTGAATCAATGAAATTGGGGAAAAGTAAGCTGCTTGGTACTTTTTCCTTTTTACCCTTTTTGAGGAAGAATCTTTTAGGATACGTTACAAACTTGCCTATGCTCACTATTTGTGATGATTTTTAACCATTATGCGCAGTCGATTTTAGCTCAAACTCTTTATTGTAGGCTTGTAGCTATCTAATTGCAATTTTCACAAGAAGCTCATGCAGTTTTATGTTTTGATTTTAGGACGATATTCATAAAACAAGAGAGCTCAGTGAAGACAAACTGGAGGAGGAAGATCAAAATCAGATGGTGGAAGAATCAGAAAATCCTAAGACTTCATCAGAATCAGAGAACAGTCCTAAATTTCCTACTGATGAAGACCATCAAACAGTAAAATCTTCCGAGAATGAAAATGAACCAAATGATGCAACAGATTCTCAGCAGACACTTCTGAAGAAGCCAGACAAAGTTCTCCCGTGCCCTCGTTGCAATAGTACAGATACAAAATTCTGTTACTATAATAATAACAATGTCAACCAGCCTCGTCATTTCTGCAGGAGCTGCCAGAGGTATTGGACTGCCGGTGGTACTATGAGGAATCTTCCTGTGGGAGCTGGTCGTCGCAAGAACAAGAATCTTGCATCTCATTATCATCATATAAGTATCCCTGATGATGTATTACTAGCATCAAGAATTGAATCTCCAAATGGATTTCATCATCCAATGCTCAAACCAAATGGCACCGTTCTGTCCTTTGGTCCTGAGTTACCACTGTGCGACTCTATGGCCTCTGCTTTAAATCCAGCAGAGAAAAGGGCACCGAATGTGATCCCAAATGGTTTTTACAAACAGGAACACAGGAATTCTTCTTGCAAAGGTGGAGAAAATGGTGATGATTGCTCTAAGGGATCTTCCGTCATGGCATCAAATATGATGGTGGAAGGAGGTAACAGCAAGCCGCACGAGGCAGTTATGCGTAATACCAATGGCTTCCCGTCTCCAGCTCCTTGCCTCCACGGAGTACCTTTCCCTTTTCCATGGAATGCTGCAGTTCCTATGTCAGCTATTTACCCCTTTGGATTCCCTATGCCATTTTACCCTGCACCTTATTGGAACTGCAGTGTGCCTCCTTGGAGTAATCCTTGGCTGAGTCAACCATCGCGAACAGAAAATGAGAAAGCGTCAGGTTCTGATCCTAATTCACCTTTAGGAAAGCATTCAAGAGAAGGTGATGACCCTGAGTGCAACGAACCAGTCGAACAAAAGAGTTCAAAAAGGTCTATTTTGGTCCCTAAAACATTGCGGATTGATGATCCTGATGAAGCTGCAAAGAGTTCTATATGGTCAACACTTGGGATTAAATATGATTCTGCTAGCAGGGGAG is drawn from Nicotiana tabacum cultivar K326 chromosome 22, ASM71507v2, whole genome shotgun sequence and contains these coding sequences:
- the LOC142176665 gene encoding protein DCL, chloroplastic-like is translated as MAETEPEVAAAPAAEAVAQAEKEETPAQDMDVEAQTADDAAENGSSKRPREEEKNEPENEDATKKLKVDKSVEEQRLENLDGSETAVDEEKKNGSGPASVGSKNFGSSVEMFDYFYKLLHSWSPNLNLNKYEHLVLLDLLKKGHLEPDRKIGTGIRAFQIRFHPQFKSRCFFVIREDGSVDDFSFRKCVDHILPLPENMQVKHEANKALAHSGKRGGRKGGGHGGKSRY
- the LOC142176402 gene encoding cyclic dof factor 1-like, whose amino-acid sequence is MTCESEIKLFGKILPMVVSGEYSGAGRSTIDNRSSTGFDVDQYLEDNRTSSSENDEGSESIDYENQAADKDDIHKTRELSEDKLEEEDQNQMVEESENPKTSSESENSPKFPTDEDHQTVKSSENENEPNDATDSQQTLLKKPDKVLPCPRCNSTDTKFCYYNNNNVNQPRHFCRSCQRYWTAGGTMRNLPVGAGRRKNKNLASHYHHISIPDDVLLASRIESPNGFHHPMLKPNGTVLSFGPELPLCDSMASALNPAEKRAPNVIPNGFYKQEHRNSSCKGGENGDDCSKGSSVMASNMMVEGGNSKPHEAVMRNTNGFPSPAPCLHGVPFPFPWNAAVPMSAIYPFGFPMPFYPAPYWNCSVPPWSNPWLSQPSRTENEKASGSDPNSPLGKHSREGDDPECNEPVEQKSSKRSILVPKTLRIDDPDEAAKSSIWSTLGIKYDSASRGGFFKALQPKIDDKDHKATASPELHANPAALSRSLSLQERT